One Perognathus longimembris pacificus isolate PPM17 chromosome 2, ASM2315922v1, whole genome shotgun sequence DNA segment encodes these proteins:
- the Chrm2 gene encoding muscarinic acetylcholine receptor M2, whose amino-acid sequence MNNSTNSSNNGLAITSPYKTFEVVFIVLVAGSLSLVTIIGNILVMVSIKVNRHLQTVNNYFLFSLACADLIIGVFSMNLYTLYTVIGYWPLGPVVCDLWLALDYVVSNASVMNLLIISFDRYFCVTKPLTYPVKRTTKMAGMMIAAAWVLSFILWAPAILFWQFIVGVRTVEDGECYIQFFSNAAVTFGTAIAAFYLPVIIMTVLYWHISRASKSRIKKEKKEPAANQDPVSPSLVQGRIVKPSNNNMASGDGGLEHNKIQNGKSPRDAGADNCVPGEEKESSNDSTSVSAVASNLREDEVTQDENTVSTSLGHSKDENSKQTCIKIVTKTHKGDACAPTNATVELVGSSGPNGDEKQNMVARKIVKMTKQPAKKKPPPSREKKVTRTILAILLAFIITWAPYNVMVLINTFCAPCIPNTVWTIGYWLCYINSTINPACYALCNATFKKTFKHLLMCHYKNIGATR is encoded by the coding sequence ATGAATAACTCAACAAACTCCTCTAACAATGGCTTGGCTATTACCAGTCCTTATAAGACATTCGAAGTGGTGTTCATTGTCCTGGTGGCTGGATCCCTCAGCTTGGTGACCATCATCGGGAACATCTTGGTCATGGTTTCCATCAAAGTCAACCGCCACCTCCAGACCGTCAACAACTACTTCTTGTTCAGCCTGGCCTGTGCTGACCTCATCATAGGGGTCTTCTCCATGAACCTGTACACCCTCTACACTGTGATTGGCTACTGGCCTCTGGGACCGGTGGTGTGTGACCTGTGGCTGGCCTTGGACTACGTGGTCAGCAACGCCTCGGTGATGAACCTGCTCATCATCAGCTTTGACAGGTACTTTTGTGTCACCAAACCCCTGACCTACCCGGTGAAGCGCACCACAAAGATGGCAGGCATGATGATCGCGGCGGCCTGGGTCCTCTCGTTCATCCTCTGGGCCCCGGCCATCCTCTTCTGGCAGTTCATCGTAGGGGTGAGAACTGTGGAAGACGGAGAGTGCTACATCCAGTTCTTCTCCAATGCCGCCGTCACCTTTGGCACGGCCATCGCGGCCTTCTACCTCCCGGTGATCATCATGACTGTGCTCTACTGGCATATATCCCGAGCCAGCAAGAGCAGgatcaagaaggaaaagaaggagcccGCGGCCAACCAAGACCCGGTTTCCCCCAGCCTCGTGCAAGGGAGGATAGTGAAGCCCAGCAACAACAACATGGCCAGCGGCGATGGGGGCCTGGAGCACAACAAAATCCAGAACGGCAAGTCTCCCCGGGATGCCGGGGCGGACAACTGCGTCCCCGGCGAGGAGAAGGAGAGCTCCAACGACTCCACCTCCGTCAGCGCCGTGGCCTCCAACCTGAGAGAGGACGAAGTCACCCAGGACGAAAACACAGTCTCCACCTCCCTGGGCCATTCCAAGGATGAGAACTCGAAGCAGACGTGCATCAAGATCGTCACCAAGACCCACAAAGGGGACGCGTGTGCCCCGACCAATGCCACGGTGGAACTCGTGGGGTCCTCGGGTCCCAATGGAGACGAGAAACAGAACATGGTGGCTCGGAAGATCGTGAAGATGACCAAACAGCCAGCCAAAAAGAAGCCTCCTCCTTCCCGAGAGAAGAAAGTGACCAGGACCATCCTGGCCATCCTCTTGGCGTTCATCATCACCTGGGCCCCGTACAACGTCATGGTGCTCATCAACACCTTCTGCGCGCCCTGCATTCCCAACACAGTGTGGACAATTGGCTACTGGCTCTGTTACATCAACAGCACCATCAACCCCGCCTGCTACGCGCTGTGCAACGCCACCTTCAAGAAGACCTTTAAGCACCTTCTCATGTGTCACTACAAGAACATAGGCGCTACCAGGTAA